From the Brachyhypopomus gauderio isolate BG-103 chromosome 5, BGAUD_0.2, whole genome shotgun sequence genome, one window contains:
- the pparaa gene encoding peroxisome proliferator-activated receptor alpha a encodes MVDVPGPFSPWSPVGDSVLDSPLYGELIKDMGELDDISRTLCNDAFSLLNLPDYQGSHTGSEGSNALDVLSPVSSLSSITSGTVKEQDDVPTSPLDLECRVCADRASGFHYGVHACEGCKGFFRRTIRLKLEYDECKRNCKIQKRNRNQCQFCRFRKCLAVGMSHNAIRFGRMPQSEKLKLRAEQQTSPREPSRTQLTDLKTLARRIHDAYLKHFHMNKAKARVFLTGKTSTPPFVIHDLDTLEQAQQTLATQLLGEEEESLARALQARETEARLFHCCQHTSVQTVTQLTEFAKAVPGFAALDLNDQVTLLKYGVHEALFALLASCMNKDGMLVARGGGFITREFLKNLRRPFSDMMEPKFQFATRFNALELDDSDLALFVAAIICCGDRPGLRNVSDIECIQESIILALQLHLRANHPDNTFLFPKLLQKLADLRQLVTEHAQLVQDIKKTQDTSLHPLLQEIYRDMY; translated from the exons ATGGTAGATGTGCCGGGTCCGTTCAGTCCATGGTCCCCAGTGGGAGACTCGGTCTTGGACAGCCCTCTGTATGGGGAGCTGATCAAGGACATGGGGGAACTGGACGATATTTCTCGCACCCTTTGCAATGATGCCTTCAGCTTGCTGAACCTGCCTGACTACCAGGGATCCCACACTGGTTCTGAAGGCTCCAACGCTCTGG ACGTCCTTAGCCCTGTCTCCAGTCTCTCCTCTATCACGTCTGGGACTGTCAAGGAGCAGGACGATGTCCCCACCAGTCCCCTGGACCTCGAGTGCCGTGTGTGTGCTGACCGCGCCTCTGGCTTCCACTACGGAGTTCATGCCTGTGAGGGATGCAAG GGTTTCTTCCGGAGGACCATACGCCTCAAACTGGAGTACGACGAGTGCAAACGCAACTGCAAAATCCAGAAGAGGAACCGCAACCAGTGCCAGTTCTGCCGATTCCGCAAGTGCCTCGCCGTGGGCATGTCCCACAACG CCATCCGCTTCGGCCGCATGCCCCAGTCGGAGAAGCTAAAGCTCCGTGCGGAGCAGCAGACCAGCCCGAGGGAGCCCAGCCGGACCCAGCTGACCGACCTGAAGACTCTGGCCAGGAGGATCCATGACGCCTACCTCAAACACTTCCACATGAACAAGGCCAAAGCACGTGTCTTCCTCACAGGCAAGACCAGCACACCG CCCTTTGTTATCCACGACCTGGACACACTGGAGCAGGCTCAGCAGACTCTCGCCACCCAGCTGctgggcgaggaggaggagtcgtTGGCCCGAGCTCTGCAGGCCCGAGAGACCGAGGCCCGTCTCTTCCACTGTTGCCAGCACACGTCCGTTCAGACGGTGACGCAGCTCACCGAGTTCGCCAAGGCCGTGCCGGGCTTCGCCGCCCTGGACCTCAACGACCAGGTGACTCTCCTGAAGTACGGCGTGCACGAGGCCCTCTTCGCCCTGCTGGCCTCCTGCATGAACAAGGATGGGATGCTGGTGGCCCGGGGCGGAGGATTCATCACGCGGGAGTTCCTTAAAAACCTGCGCCGACCCTTTAGCGACATGATGGAGCCCAAGTTCCAGTTCGCCACACGCTTCAACGCCCTCGAGCTGGACGACAGCGACCTGGCGCTGTTTGTGGCCGCCATCATTTGCTGCGGAG ACCGACCAGGACTAAGAAACGTGTCAGACATCGAGTGCATTCAAGAAAGCATCATTCTTGCTCTACAGCTCCATCTACGGGCCAACCACCCTGACAACACCTTCCTCTTTCCAAAGCTCCTGCAGAAACTGGCTGACCTTCGGCAACTCGTAACGGAGCATGCACAGTTGGTCCAAGACATTAAGAAGACACAGGACACTTCTCTCCACCCATTACTGCAGGAAATATACAG